One Solanum lycopersicum chromosome 2, SLM_r2.1 genomic region harbors:
- the LOC101261683 gene encoding uncharacterized protein isoform X7, translating to MSKDTSLLKYSTLILIFLQTCNAWKMKPDYCYPKTPSACGHIRDISYPFHLNSDPEICGDDPKFEFSCEDNQTVMSILSKKLYVQAINYNSKTIHLVDPALQTQDDLCSFSPQLLFFDQSDTIFRSYYSGLRSAEPIFMFNCPSAVNSSSTFLEISGCKLSRYTYLKIGETKVSEVSHGCRMEFIAMTSLPDIKNAENNISHSDLSFSLFALRVILKIVLDWIR from the exons ATGTCTAAGGATACCTCTCTGCTAAAATATTCAACATTAATCCTCATCTTTCTGCAAACATGCAATGCTTGGAAGATGAAGCCCGATTACTGTTATCCGAAGACCCCTTCTGCTTGTGGTCATATCCGAGACATCAGCTACCCTTTTCACTTAAACAGTGACCCAGAAATTTGTGGAGATGATCCGAAATTTGAATTTAGTTGTGAAGATAACCAAACGGTTATGTCGATCCTCTCCAAGAAGCTGTATGTGCAAGCCATCAACTATAATAGTAAGACAATTCACCTGGTAGATCCAGCTTTACAAACACAAGATGATCTATGCTCTTTCAGTCCTCAGCTTCTGTTCTTCGACCAATCCGATACAATCTTCCGATCATACTATAGTGGGCTTAGATCAGCAGAGCCCATTTTCATGTTCAACTGTCCATCTGCTGTTAATAGTTCTTCGACATTTCTGGAAATTAGTGGCTGCAAATTAAGCAGGTACACTTATTTAAAGATTGGAGAAACGAAAGTCTCTGAAGTCAGCCATGGATGCAGAATGGAATTTATAGCCATGACCTCATTGCCTGATATTAAAAACGCAGAGAATAACATTTCCCATTCTGATTTGAGCTTTTCTTTATTCGCTCTCCGCGTGATTTTGAAGA TTGTGCTTGATTGGATTCGAT AG
- the LOC101261683 gene encoding uncharacterized protein isoform X3: MSKDTSLLKYSTLILIFLQTCNAWKMKPDYCYPKTPSACGHIRDISYPFHLNSDPEICGDDPKFEFSCEDNQTVMSILSKKLYVQAINYNSKTIHLVDPALQTQDDLCSFSPQLLFFDQSDTIFRSYYSGLRSAEPIFMFNCPSAVNSSSTFLEISGCKLSRYTYLKIGETKVSEVSHGCRMEFIAMTSLPDIKNAENNISHSDLSFSLFALRVILKIVLDWIRSESSTPLLQRVAKTALALGATPRQATLQQ, from the exons ATGTCTAAGGATACCTCTCTGCTAAAATATTCAACATTAATCCTCATCTTTCTGCAAACATGCAATGCTTGGAAGATGAAGCCCGATTACTGTTATCCGAAGACCCCTTCTGCTTGTGGTCATATCCGAGACATCAGCTACCCTTTTCACTTAAACAGTGACCCAGAAATTTGTGGAGATGATCCGAAATTTGAATTTAGTTGTGAAGATAACCAAACGGTTATGTCGATCCTCTCCAAGAAGCTGTATGTGCAAGCCATCAACTATAATAGTAAGACAATTCACCTGGTAGATCCAGCTTTACAAACACAAGATGATCTATGCTCTTTCAGTCCTCAGCTTCTGTTCTTCGACCAATCCGATACAATCTTCCGATCATACTATAGTGGGCTTAGATCAGCAGAGCCCATTTTCATGTTCAACTGTCCATCTGCTGTTAATAGTTCTTCGACATTTCTGGAAATTAGTGGCTGCAAATTAAGCAGGTACACTTATTTAAAGATTGGAGAAACGAAAGTCTCTGAAGTCAGCCATGGATGCAGAATGGAATTTATAGCCATGACCTCATTGCCTGATATTAAAAACGCAGAGAATAACATTTCCCATTCTGATTTGAGCTTTTCTTTATTCGCTCTCCGCGTGATTTTGAAGA TTGTGCTTGATTGGATTCGAT CAGAGAGCAGCACACCGCTACTTCAGCGTGTCGCCA
- the LOC101261683 gene encoding uncharacterized protein isoform X4, whose translation MSKDTSLLKYSTLILIFLQTCNAWKMKPDYCYPKTPSACGHIRDISYPFHLNSDPEICGDDPKFEFSCEDNQTVMSILSKKLYVQAINYNSKTIHLVDPALQTQDDLCSFSPQLLFFDQSDTIFRSYYSGLRSAEPIFMFNCPSAVNSSSTFLEISGCKLSRYTYLKIGETKVSEVSHGCRMEFIAMTSLPDIKNAENNISHSDLSFSLFALRVILKIVLDWIRSESSTPLLQRVARYTYNAHARRLVLL comes from the exons ATGTCTAAGGATACCTCTCTGCTAAAATATTCAACATTAATCCTCATCTTTCTGCAAACATGCAATGCTTGGAAGATGAAGCCCGATTACTGTTATCCGAAGACCCCTTCTGCTTGTGGTCATATCCGAGACATCAGCTACCCTTTTCACTTAAACAGTGACCCAGAAATTTGTGGAGATGATCCGAAATTTGAATTTAGTTGTGAAGATAACCAAACGGTTATGTCGATCCTCTCCAAGAAGCTGTATGTGCAAGCCATCAACTATAATAGTAAGACAATTCACCTGGTAGATCCAGCTTTACAAACACAAGATGATCTATGCTCTTTCAGTCCTCAGCTTCTGTTCTTCGACCAATCCGATACAATCTTCCGATCATACTATAGTGGGCTTAGATCAGCAGAGCCCATTTTCATGTTCAACTGTCCATCTGCTGTTAATAGTTCTTCGACATTTCTGGAAATTAGTGGCTGCAAATTAAGCAGGTACACTTATTTAAAGATTGGAGAAACGAAAGTCTCTGAAGTCAGCCATGGATGCAGAATGGAATTTATAGCCATGACCTCATTGCCTGATATTAAAAACGCAGAGAATAACATTTCCCATTCTGATTTGAGCTTTTCTTTATTCGCTCTCCGCGTGATTTTGAAGA TTGTGCTTGATTGGATTCGAT CAGAGAGCAGCACACCGCTACTTCAGCGTGTCGCCA gaTACACGTACAACGCACATGCCCGAagactagtattattataa
- the LOC101261683 gene encoding uncharacterized protein isoform X2 encodes MSKDTSLLKYSTLILIFLQTCNAWKMKPDYCYPKTPSACGHIRDISYPFHLNSDPEICGDDPKFEFSCEDNQTVMSILSKKLYVQAINYNSKTIHLVDPALQTQDDLCSFSPQLLFFDQSDTIFRSYYSGLRSAEPIFMFNCPSAVNSSSTFLEISGCKLSRYTYLKIGETKVSEVSHGCRMEFIAMTSLPDIKNAENNISHSDLSFSLFALRVILKIVLDWIRSESSTPLLQRVARTQEGVWKSPLLKLNTFKEKDFELRT; translated from the exons ATGTCTAAGGATACCTCTCTGCTAAAATATTCAACATTAATCCTCATCTTTCTGCAAACATGCAATGCTTGGAAGATGAAGCCCGATTACTGTTATCCGAAGACCCCTTCTGCTTGTGGTCATATCCGAGACATCAGCTACCCTTTTCACTTAAACAGTGACCCAGAAATTTGTGGAGATGATCCGAAATTTGAATTTAGTTGTGAAGATAACCAAACGGTTATGTCGATCCTCTCCAAGAAGCTGTATGTGCAAGCCATCAACTATAATAGTAAGACAATTCACCTGGTAGATCCAGCTTTACAAACACAAGATGATCTATGCTCTTTCAGTCCTCAGCTTCTGTTCTTCGACCAATCCGATACAATCTTCCGATCATACTATAGTGGGCTTAGATCAGCAGAGCCCATTTTCATGTTCAACTGTCCATCTGCTGTTAATAGTTCTTCGACATTTCTGGAAATTAGTGGCTGCAAATTAAGCAGGTACACTTATTTAAAGATTGGAGAAACGAAAGTCTCTGAAGTCAGCCATGGATGCAGAATGGAATTTATAGCCATGACCTCATTGCCTGATATTAAAAACGCAGAGAATAACATTTCCCATTCTGATTTGAGCTTTTCTTTATTCGCTCTCCGCGTGATTTTGAAGA TTGTGCTTGATTGGATTCGAT CAGAGAGCAGCACACCGCTACTTCAGCGTGTCGCCA
- the LOC101261683 gene encoding uncharacterized protein isoform X5, translated as MSKDTSLLKYSTLILIFLQTCNAWKMKPDYCYPKTPSACGHIRDISYPFHLNSDPEICGDDPKFEFSCEDNQTVMSILSKKLYVQAINYNSKTIHLVDPALQTQDDLCSFSPQLLFFDQSDTIFRSYYSGLRSAEPIFMFNCPSAVNSSSTFLEISGCKLSRYTYLKIGETKVSEVSHGCRMEFIAMTSLPDIKNAENNISHSDLSFSLFALRVILKIVLDWIRSESSTPLLQRVASRDSIGSRGNT; from the exons ATGTCTAAGGATACCTCTCTGCTAAAATATTCAACATTAATCCTCATCTTTCTGCAAACATGCAATGCTTGGAAGATGAAGCCCGATTACTGTTATCCGAAGACCCCTTCTGCTTGTGGTCATATCCGAGACATCAGCTACCCTTTTCACTTAAACAGTGACCCAGAAATTTGTGGAGATGATCCGAAATTTGAATTTAGTTGTGAAGATAACCAAACGGTTATGTCGATCCTCTCCAAGAAGCTGTATGTGCAAGCCATCAACTATAATAGTAAGACAATTCACCTGGTAGATCCAGCTTTACAAACACAAGATGATCTATGCTCTTTCAGTCCTCAGCTTCTGTTCTTCGACCAATCCGATACAATCTTCCGATCATACTATAGTGGGCTTAGATCAGCAGAGCCCATTTTCATGTTCAACTGTCCATCTGCTGTTAATAGTTCTTCGACATTTCTGGAAATTAGTGGCTGCAAATTAAGCAGGTACACTTATTTAAAGATTGGAGAAACGAAAGTCTCTGAAGTCAGCCATGGATGCAGAATGGAATTTATAGCCATGACCTCATTGCCTGATATTAAAAACGCAGAGAATAACATTTCCCATTCTGATTTGAGCTTTTCTTTATTCGCTCTCCGCGTGATTTTGAAGA TTGTGCTTGATTGGATTCGAT CAGAGAGCAGCACACCGCTACTTCAGCGTGTCGCCA
- the LOC101261683 gene encoding uncharacterized protein isoform X6, translating into MSKDTSLLKYSTLILIFLQTCNAWKMKPDYCYPKTPSACGHIRDISYPFHLNSDPEICGDDPKFEFSCEDNQTVMSILSKKLYVQAINYNSKTIHLVDPALQTQDDLCSFSPQLLFFDQSDTIFRSYYSGLRSAEPIFMFNCPSAVNSSSTFLEISGCKLSRYTYLKIGETKVSEVSHGCRMEFIAMTSLPDIKNAENNISHSDLSFSLFALRVILKIVLDWIRSESSTPLLQRVAT; encoded by the exons ATGTCTAAGGATACCTCTCTGCTAAAATATTCAACATTAATCCTCATCTTTCTGCAAACATGCAATGCTTGGAAGATGAAGCCCGATTACTGTTATCCGAAGACCCCTTCTGCTTGTGGTCATATCCGAGACATCAGCTACCCTTTTCACTTAAACAGTGACCCAGAAATTTGTGGAGATGATCCGAAATTTGAATTTAGTTGTGAAGATAACCAAACGGTTATGTCGATCCTCTCCAAGAAGCTGTATGTGCAAGCCATCAACTATAATAGTAAGACAATTCACCTGGTAGATCCAGCTTTACAAACACAAGATGATCTATGCTCTTTCAGTCCTCAGCTTCTGTTCTTCGACCAATCCGATACAATCTTCCGATCATACTATAGTGGGCTTAGATCAGCAGAGCCCATTTTCATGTTCAACTGTCCATCTGCTGTTAATAGTTCTTCGACATTTCTGGAAATTAGTGGCTGCAAATTAAGCAGGTACACTTATTTAAAGATTGGAGAAACGAAAGTCTCTGAAGTCAGCCATGGATGCAGAATGGAATTTATAGCCATGACCTCATTGCCTGATATTAAAAACGCAGAGAATAACATTTCCCATTCTGATTTGAGCTTTTCTTTATTCGCTCTCCGCGTGATTTTGAAGA TTGTGCTTGATTGGATTCGAT CAGAGAGCAGCACACCGCTACTTCAGCGTGTCGCCA